The Pasteurella multocida genome contains a region encoding:
- the aspS gene encoding aspartate--tRNA ligase: MMRTHYCGALNRDNIGQEVTLSGWVHRRRDLGGLIFIDMRDREGIVQVCFDPIYQEALTTAASLRNEFCIQIKGEVIARPDNQINKNMATGEVEVLAKSLSIYNSAEPLPLDFNQNNTEEQRLKYRYLDLRRPEMAQRLKTRAKITSFVRRFMDEHGFLDIETPMLTKATPEGARDYLVPSRVHKGKFYALPQSPQLFKQLLMMSGFDRYYQIVKCFRDEDLRADRQPEFTQIDVETSFLTAPEVREMMEKMVHGLWRETLGVDLGKFPVMTFAEAMRRFGSDKPDLRNPLEMVDVADLLKEVEFKVFNGPANDPNGRIAVIRVPNGTDITRKQIDEYTQFVGIYGAKGLAWLKVNDLAAGMDGVQSPIAKFLSEAVLKALLERVQAQNGDILFFGADNYKVTTDAMGALRLKLGRDLGLTKLEEWQPLWVIDFPMFERDDEGDLAAMHHPFTSPKDFSPEQLEADPTSAVANAYDMVINGYEVGGGSVRIFDPKMQQTVFRILGINEAEQREKFGFLLDALKFGTPPHAGLAFGLDRLTMLLTGTDNIRDVIAFPKTTAAACLMTEAPSFANPQALNELSVQVIKSE, from the coding sequence ATGATGCGTACACATTATTGCGGTGCATTAAACCGTGACAATATCGGACAAGAAGTAACATTGAGTGGTTGGGTGCATCGTCGCCGTGATTTAGGTGGGTTAATTTTTATTGATATGCGTGATCGTGAAGGGATTGTACAAGTGTGTTTCGATCCAATATATCAAGAAGCACTCACCACAGCAGCAAGTTTACGTAATGAGTTTTGTATTCAAATTAAAGGCGAAGTGATTGCCCGCCCAGATAATCAAATCAACAAAAATATGGCAACAGGCGAAGTGGAAGTGTTAGCAAAATCCCTGTCTATTTATAACAGCGCAGAGCCATTACCTCTCGACTTTAACCAAAATAATACGGAAGAACAGCGTTTAAAATACCGTTATTTAGACTTACGTCGCCCAGAAATGGCGCAACGTTTAAAAACACGAGCCAAAATTACCAGCTTTGTGCGTCGCTTTATGGACGAACATGGTTTCTTAGATATTGAAACACCGATGTTAACCAAAGCAACGCCGGAAGGAGCTCGTGACTATTTAGTACCAAGCCGAGTACATAAAGGTAAATTCTATGCATTACCGCAATCACCACAGTTATTTAAACAATTGTTAATGATGTCAGGGTTTGACCGTTATTATCAAATTGTGAAATGTTTCCGTGATGAAGATTTGCGTGCGGATCGTCAACCTGAATTCACTCAAATCGATGTAGAAACCTCTTTCTTAACGGCACCAGAAGTGCGTGAGATGATGGAAAAAATGGTACATGGTTTGTGGCGGGAAACCCTTGGGGTAGATTTAGGTAAATTCCCTGTGATGACCTTTGCAGAAGCGATGCGTCGTTTTGGCTCAGATAAACCTGATTTACGTAATCCATTAGAAATGGTGGACGTAGCGGATTTATTAAAAGAGGTTGAATTTAAAGTATTCAATGGTCCAGCGAATGACCCTAATGGTCGTATTGCCGTCATTCGTGTACCAAATGGCACAGACATTACGCGTAAACAAATTGATGAATACACGCAATTTGTTGGGATTTATGGGGCAAAAGGTTTGGCTTGGTTAAAAGTCAATGATCTTGCTGCGGGGATGGATGGCGTACAAAGTCCAATCGCAAAATTTTTATCTGAAGCGGTGTTAAAAGCCCTTTTAGAGCGTGTACAAGCACAAAACGGCGATATTCTTTTCTTTGGTGCGGATAACTATAAAGTAACAACTGATGCAATGGGCGCGTTACGTTTGAAGTTAGGACGTGATTTGGGCTTAACGAAATTAGAAGAATGGCAACCACTTTGGGTGATTGATTTCCCAATGTTTGAGCGTGATGATGAAGGTGATCTTGCCGCTATGCACCACCCATTTACTTCACCAAAAGATTTCAGCCCAGAACAATTAGAAGCGGATCCAACTTCAGCCGTTGCTAATGCTTACGATATGGTGATTAATGGTTATGAAGTGGGCGGGGGATCGGTGCGTATTTTCGATCCGAAAATGCAACAAACGGTATTCCGTATTTTAGGGATTAATGAAGCAGAACAACGTGAAAAATTCGGTTTCTTATTAGATGCGTTAAAATTTGGTACACCACCACATGCAGGCTTGGCTTTTGGTTTAGATCGTTTAACGATGCTATTGACTGGAACGGACAATATCCGTGATGTGATTGCGTTTCCGAAAACCACAGCCGCCGCCTGTTTAATGACAGAGGCGCCGAGTTTTGCAAACCCACAAGCATTGAATGAACTGTCAGTTCAAGTAATTAAATCTGAATAA
- a CDS encoding RsiV family protein: MRYAILLIPIFLLISCFDKLPFLKANNASQASHDTIAIQSDFYILAQRFQCVNVKLDVGSTEEHCANLSLISQKTNVDWLNTFLDNLTLSILIETKSSEQGIEQLVQKWFNDVLPELELNQSWDYSREIHFIGQREQLATFSVITSYYTGGAHGMYDTQFLNIDLTNKQIYTLDDILVSSDKRYQLIELLREANLARLKTLGISDFSMHDELELTDNFVFTINGLTFRYPVYTLGSYADGEIDLVLPYRQLKGIIKPELLY, translated from the coding sequence ATGCGTTATGCTATCTTATTGATTCCTATTTTTTTATTAATATCATGCTTTGATAAACTACCATTCCTGAAAGCAAATAATGCCTCTCAAGCCTCGCATGACACGATTGCTATCCAGTCCGATTTTTATATTTTAGCTCAGCGTTTTCAATGTGTTAACGTTAAACTTGATGTTGGTTCAACAGAAGAACATTGCGCGAATTTGAGCTTGATATCTCAAAAAACCAATGTCGATTGGCTCAATACGTTCTTGGATAATCTTACTTTAAGTATATTGATTGAAACCAAGTCCTCTGAGCAAGGTATCGAACAGCTCGTACAAAAGTGGTTTAATGACGTGTTGCCAGAATTAGAACTTAATCAAAGCTGGGATTATTCGCGAGAGATCCATTTTATTGGACAGCGTGAACAATTAGCGACATTTTCTGTGATCACGAGTTACTATACGGGTGGTGCACATGGCATGTATGATACACAGTTTTTAAATATTGATTTAACCAATAAACAAATTTATACACTAGACGATATTCTGGTTTCATCAGATAAACGCTATCAGTTGATTGAATTATTGCGTGAAGCGAATTTAGCTCGTTTAAAAACATTAGGAATATCGGATTTTTCTATGCATGATGAACTCGAGCTGACCGATAATTTTGTCTTTACAATTAATGGATTAACATTCCGTTATCCTGTTTATACATTAGGTTCTTATGCAGATGGTGAAATCGATTTAGTGCTTCCTTATCGCCAGTTAAAGGGCATTATTAAACCTGAATTACTATATTAA
- the nudB gene encoding dihydroneopterin triphosphate diphosphatase produces MKMYKNPHSVLVVIFCYSTQRVLMLQRQDDPTFWQSVTGSLALSESPRETAIREVKEEVGIDIQSESLALFDCEERIAFEIFPHFRYKYAPNVTHCLEHWFLLGLAEERIPHLTEHVAFQWLPADQAAILTKSWNNRAVIEKYLVKQPLDNGILQRISNEYNYLIKKEIENGRS; encoded by the coding sequence ATGAAAATGTATAAGAATCCGCATAGTGTCTTAGTGGTCATCTTCTGTTATAGCACACAACGTGTTCTCATGTTACAACGACAAGATGATCCGACATTTTGGCAATCCGTTACCGGTTCTTTAGCCTTAAGTGAGTCACCAAGAGAAACTGCGATAAGGGAAGTGAAAGAAGAAGTCGGAATTGATATTCAGTCAGAGAGCTTAGCGCTTTTTGATTGTGAAGAAAGGATAGCGTTTGAAATTTTTCCCCATTTCCGTTATAAATACGCACCAAATGTCACTCATTGTCTTGAACACTGGTTTTTGCTAGGGCTTGCAGAGGAAAGAATACCCCATTTAACAGAGCATGTTGCTTTTCAATGGCTACCTGCAGATCAGGCAGCGATTTTGACTAAGTCATGGAATAATCGCGCAGTAATCGAAAAGTATTTAGTGAAACAACCATTGGATAATGGCATCTTACAGAGAATATCGAACGAGTATAATTATTTAATAAAGAAGGAAATTGAGAATGGCAGGTCATAG
- a CDS encoding YebC/PmpR family DNA-binding transcriptional regulator, producing the protein MAGHSKWANIKHRKAAQDAQRGKIFTKLIRELVTAAKLGGGDVNANPRLRTAVDKALSSNMTRDTINRAIERGVGGGDDTNMETKIYEGYGPGGTAVMVECLSDNANRTISQVRPSFTKCGGNLGTEGSVGYLFSKKGLILITSGDEDVIMEAAIEAGADDVQVQEDGSFEVYTAWEELGAVRDGIESAGINIDNAEVTMIPSTTVELDAETAPKLLKLIDMLEDCDDVQNVYHNGEISDEIAAML; encoded by the coding sequence ATGGCAGGTCATAGTAAGTGGGCTAACATTAAACACCGTAAAGCCGCACAAGATGCACAACGTGGCAAGATTTTTACTAAATTAATTCGTGAATTGGTGACAGCTGCGAAGTTAGGTGGTGGTGATGTCAATGCAAACCCGCGTTTACGTACTGCGGTGGATAAAGCCTTATCAAGTAATATGACGCGTGATACCATTAACCGTGCAATTGAACGTGGTGTGGGCGGTGGTGATGACACCAATATGGAAACCAAAATCTATGAAGGATATGGTCCTGGTGGTACGGCAGTGATGGTGGAATGCTTAAGTGATAATGCTAACCGTACAATTTCACAAGTTAGACCGAGTTTTACAAAATGTGGCGGGAATCTAGGAACGGAAGGCTCTGTTGGTTATTTGTTCAGCAAAAAAGGGTTAATTTTAATTACTTCTGGTGATGAAGATGTTATTATGGAAGCCGCAATTGAAGCCGGTGCGGATGACGTACAAGTCCAAGAAGATGGGAGTTTCGAAGTGTATACTGCTTGGGAAGAACTTGGTGCTGTCCGTGATGGTATTGAATCCGCAGGGATTAACATTGATAATGCCGAAGTTACCATGATTCCGTCTACGACTGTTGAACTTGACGCAGAAACTGCACCGAAATTGTTAAAGCTGATTGATATGCTAGAAGATTGTGATGATGTACAAAATGTTTATCATAATGGCGAAATCAGTGATGAAATAGCGGCTATGCTATAG
- the ruvC gene encoding crossover junction endodeoxyribonuclease RuvC — protein sequence MAIILGIDPGSRVTGYGVIRQAGRHLEYLGSGVIRTSVTDLPTRLKRIYMGVNEIILQYQPDMFAIEEVFLAKNANSALKLGQARGAAIVAAVNHDLPVFEYAARLVKQTVVGIGSADKIQVQDMVTRILTLSEKPQADAADALAIAITHAHSLQHAFHVTNSAQATEKPEKTTALLKARYSRGRFRLKI from the coding sequence ATGGCAATTATTTTAGGCATCGATCCTGGCTCTCGCGTAACTGGCTATGGCGTTATACGTCAAGCGGGTAGGCATTTAGAATATTTAGGTAGTGGCGTGATCCGGACGTCTGTTACAGATTTACCAACCCGTTTGAAACGGATCTACATGGGGGTAAATGAAATTATTTTGCAATATCAACCGGATATGTTTGCTATTGAAGAAGTGTTTTTAGCCAAAAATGCCAATTCAGCTTTAAAACTTGGGCAAGCAAGAGGTGCCGCGATTGTTGCCGCAGTTAATCATGATTTGCCCGTTTTCGAATATGCGGCGCGCTTAGTCAAACAAACGGTAGTAGGGATTGGTTCTGCAGATAAAATTCAAGTACAAGATATGGTAACACGGATTTTAACTTTATCTGAAAAACCACAAGCCGATGCGGCGGATGCGTTAGCGATAGCGATTACGCATGCCCATTCTCTTCAACACGCTTTCCATGTTACAAATAGTGCACAAGCGACAGAAAAACCAGAAAAAACGACCGCACTGCTTAAAGCGCGATACAGTCGAGGACGCTTTCGTTTAAAAATTTAA
- the ruvA gene encoding Holliday junction branch migration protein RuvA, translated as MIGHLTGRLVEKHPPEILLDVQGVGYELLLPMTSFYQLPDIGQQTALFTHLVVREDAHLLFGFSQKTDRTLFRELIKTNGVGPKLALAILSAMSVEEFAYAIEREELSKLVKIPGVGKKTAERLLVELKGKFKGIQQEDFFIESQHLKQPEHALNEQDIPASEAISALIALGYKAAEAEKLVKKISKPALSSEQLIREALKAAL; from the coding sequence ATGATTGGTCATTTGACGGGACGTTTAGTTGAAAAACACCCTCCTGAGATTTTGTTAGATGTGCAAGGCGTTGGCTACGAATTATTATTACCGATGACCAGCTTTTATCAGCTTCCCGATATTGGTCAACAGACAGCTCTATTTACTCATCTTGTTGTGCGTGAAGATGCACATTTACTGTTTGGTTTTTCGCAAAAAACCGACCGCACTTTGTTTCGTGAATTAATCAAAACCAATGGTGTAGGACCTAAGCTCGCTCTGGCTATTTTATCAGCCATGTCAGTGGAAGAGTTTGCTTATGCGATTGAACGTGAAGAACTTTCTAAATTAGTGAAGATTCCTGGGGTTGGTAAGAAAACAGCAGAACGTTTATTAGTGGAATTAAAAGGGAAGTTCAAAGGCATTCAACAAGAAGACTTCTTTATTGAGAGTCAACATCTTAAACAGCCTGAACATGCCTTAAATGAACAAGATATCCCTGCCAGTGAAGCTATTTCTGCGCTGATTGCGTTAGGTTATAAAGCCGCAGAAGCTGAAAAACTGGTGAAAAAAATCAGCAAGCCGGCACTTTCTAGTGAGCAACTTATCCGTGAAGCATTAAAAGCCGCCTTATAA
- the ruvB gene encoding Holliday junction branch migration DNA helicase RuvB codes for MIEADRIISTSAKGDEEYIDRAIRPKLLNDYVGQPHVCEQMAIFIQAAKLRQDALDHLLIFGPPGLGKTTLANIVAHEMGVNIRTTSGPVLEKAGDLAAMLTNLEPHDVLFIDEIHRLPPAIEEVLYPAMEDYQLDIMIGEGPAARSIKLDLPPFTLIGATTRAGSLTSPLRDRFGIVQRLEFYAVEDLTSIVARSANCLNLSISDTACYEIARRSRGTPRIANRLLRRVRDFADVRHAGIISEESAKAALLMLDVDDAGFDYLDRKLLNAVIERFDGGPVGLDNLAAAIGEERETIEDVLEPYLIQQGFLQRTPRGRMATSRTYRYFGLEKLIE; via the coding sequence ATGATTGAAGCAGATAGAATTATTAGTACAAGTGCGAAAGGCGATGAAGAGTATATTGATCGTGCGATTCGTCCAAAATTGCTAAATGATTATGTTGGACAACCGCATGTCTGCGAACAAATGGCGATTTTTATTCAAGCGGCTAAATTGCGCCAAGATGCTTTGGATCATTTATTGATTTTTGGTCCACCTGGGTTAGGTAAAACCACATTAGCCAATATTGTAGCGCATGAAATGGGTGTGAATATTCGTACTACTTCAGGACCAGTATTAGAAAAAGCGGGCGATCTTGCCGCAATGCTTACGAATTTAGAACCACATGATGTGCTATTTATTGATGAAATTCATCGCTTACCCCCTGCAATTGAAGAAGTGTTATATCCAGCGATGGAAGATTATCAATTAGATATTATGATTGGTGAAGGACCTGCGGCTCGTTCAATCAAGTTAGATCTTCCACCTTTTACATTAATTGGGGCAACAACACGTGCGGGCTCGTTAACATCGCCGTTGCGTGATCGTTTTGGGATTGTACAACGGCTGGAGTTTTATGCAGTGGAAGATTTAACTTCGATCGTAGCGCGTAGTGCAAATTGTTTGAATTTATCTATTTCCGATACCGCGTGTTATGAAATTGCACGTCGTTCAAGGGGGACACCTCGAATTGCTAATCGTTTATTAAGACGCGTGAGAGACTTTGCAGATGTCCGTCATGCCGGCATTATTTCAGAAGAAAGTGCTAAAGCCGCATTGTTAATGTTGGATGTGGATGATGCAGGTTTTGATTATTTGGATCGCAAACTGTTAAATGCTGTGATTGAACGTTTTGACGGGGGACCTGTAGGATTAGATAACCTTGCTGCTGCGATTGGAGAAGAACGAGAAACGATAGAAGATGTGCTAGAGCCTTATTTAATACAGCAAGGTTTTTTACAGCGTACACCTCGAGGACGTATGGCAACCTCAAGAACGTACCGTTATTTTGGGTTAGAGAAATTAATAGAATAA
- a CDS encoding DUF5339 domain-containing protein: MKRRFSFILTALFAASALVTSPVHASKPAEIKTNTNAAVPQQCEKLFKETEDLIAEAEKQPGTHTQVSKIKSKLNQSKQQILEMELATQIKSCDFALTKLNTLKQQ; encoded by the coding sequence ATGAAAAGAAGATTTTCGTTCATTTTGACCGCACTTTTCGCGGCAAGCGCGTTGGTGACTTCACCTGTTCATGCAAGCAAACCTGCAGAAATTAAAACCAATACCAATGCTGCAGTTCCTCAACAGTGTGAAAAACTTTTCAAAGAAACCGAGGATTTAATTGCCGAGGCAGAAAAACAGCCGGGTACACATACCCAAGTGAGTAAAATTAAAAGCAAACTCAACCAAAGCAAACAACAAATTCTCGAGATGGAATTAGCCACTCAAATTAAAAGTTGCGATTTTGCTTTAACTAAGTTAAATACTCTCAAACAGCAATAA
- a CDS encoding cytochrome ubiquinol oxidase subunit I, whose amino-acid sequence MLDVVELSRLQFALTALYHFLFVPLTLGLSFILVIMETLYVATGKEVYKDMTKFWGKLFGINFALGVTTGITMEFQFGTNWSYYSHYVGDIFGAPLAIEALLAFFLESTFVGLFFFGWDRLSKGKHLIATYCVAFGSNLSAMWILVANGWMQYPVASEFNFETMRMEMTSFMDLWLNPVAQSKFLHTLSAGYVSGAMFVLGISAYYILKGRDLGFAKRSFSIASTFGVISIFSVIIMGDESGYEIGQTQPVKLAAMEGEWHTQPAPADWNLLVVPNQAEKRNDFAIQIPYAAGIIVTRSLDKQFAGLADLEALNVERVRNGVQAYDLLLQLQAQKKAGQISEETKAQFNAVSKDLGFGLLLKRYTDKVVDATEEQIKQAAADTIPNVGPTFWSFRIMMAAGGLLLLLLVGAFVQNVRKTVGTKPWFLKALLWSIPLPWIAIESGWFLAEYGRQPWAIYEVLPVGVANSALTTGDLWFSIGLICALYTLFLVVEMYLMFKYGRLGPSSLKTGRYYFEQSSK is encoded by the coding sequence ATGTTGGACGTTGTTGAACTCTCTCGATTGCAGTTTGCATTAACTGCGTTATATCACTTTTTGTTTGTGCCATTAACACTAGGTTTATCGTTCATTCTAGTGATTATGGAAACGCTCTATGTAGCCACAGGCAAAGAAGTTTATAAAGATATGACAAAATTCTGGGGTAAGTTATTTGGTATTAACTTTGCTCTCGGTGTCACAACTGGTATTACAATGGAATTCCAGTTTGGTACGAACTGGTCATATTATTCTCATTATGTGGGAGATATTTTTGGTGCGCCTCTTGCAATTGAAGCATTATTGGCATTCTTCTTAGAGTCGACTTTCGTTGGTTTATTCTTCTTTGGTTGGGACAGATTATCAAAAGGTAAACACTTAATTGCGACATACTGTGTGGCATTTGGTTCAAATTTATCCGCAATGTGGATTCTTGTTGCAAACGGTTGGATGCAATACCCTGTCGCTTCTGAGTTTAATTTTGAAACCATGCGAATGGAAATGACCAGCTTTATGGATTTATGGTTAAACCCAGTTGCACAAAGTAAATTCTTACATACTCTCTCTGCAGGTTATGTGAGTGGTGCAATGTTTGTATTAGGGATTAGCGCTTATTATATCTTGAAAGGTCGTGATCTCGGTTTTGCTAAACGTTCGTTTTCTATTGCTTCCACTTTCGGTGTGATTTCTATTTTCTCGGTGATCATCATGGGTGATGAATCTGGTTATGAAATCGGTCAAACACAGCCTGTGAAATTAGCAGCAATGGAAGGGGAATGGCATACTCAACCTGCACCAGCTGACTGGAATTTACTTGTAGTGCCAAATCAAGCAGAGAAACGTAATGATTTTGCTATTCAAATTCCTTACGCTGCTGGGATTATTGTGACACGTTCTTTAGATAAACAATTTGCGGGTCTTGCTGATTTAGAAGCGTTGAATGTGGAACGTGTACGTAATGGTGTTCAAGCATATGACTTGTTACTTCAATTACAAGCACAGAAAAAAGCAGGTCAAATCAGTGAAGAAACAAAAGCACAATTTAATGCTGTCTCTAAAGATCTCGGTTTTGGTTTATTATTGAAACGTTATACCGACAAAGTGGTTGATGCGACTGAAGAGCAAATTAAACAAGCTGCGGCAGATACAATTCCAAATGTGGGACCTACTTTCTGGTCTTTCCGTATCATGATGGCAGCAGGTGGTTTATTACTTCTTCTTCTGGTTGGTGCATTTGTACAAAATGTGCGTAAAACAGTGGGAACAAAACCTTGGTTCTTAAAAGCGCTTTTATGGTCGATTCCATTACCATGGATTGCAATTGAAAGTGGTTGGTTCTTAGCTGAATATGGTCGTCAACCTTGGGCGATTTATGAAGTGTTACCAGTTGGTGTGGCTAACTCTGCACTCACAACAGGTGATCTTTGGTTCTCCATTGGATTAATCTGTGCACTTTATACCTTATTCCTTGTAGTAGAAATGTATTTAATGTTCAAATACGGTAGATTAGGACCAAGTTCATTAAAAACAGGTCGTTACTACTTTGAACAGTCATCTAAATAA
- the cydB gene encoding cytochrome d ubiquinol oxidase subunit II: MIDYEILRFVWWILIGVLLIGFAVTDGFDMGVLTLLPFAGKKEVEKRIMINSIAPHWDGNQVWLLTAGGAMFAAWPIVYATSFSGFYIAMILVLAALFFRPVGLEYRAKIDNPTWRTLWDWGLFIGGFVPSLVFGVAFGNLLQGVPFEFNELLQVKYTGSFFALLNPFALLCGLVSLAMLTTQGSAWLQMKTTSELRHRARSITQAGAVATIITFVLAGVWLYFKDGFVVTSVIDHNAPSTPFGKTVAIEAGAWFNNYKDMPILWIFPLLAVVSAVLNILASKADRSGFAFLFSSLTMAGIILTAGISMFPFVMPSITHPELSLLMWDSTSSKLTLTLMLGFALVFVVILLAYTIWAYWKMFGRLDSQFIEENKNSLY, from the coding sequence ATGATTGATTATGAAATTCTACGCTTTGTTTGGTGGATCTTGATCGGTGTATTGCTTATTGGTTTTGCAGTAACTGATGGTTTTGATATGGGTGTTCTAACTTTGTTGCCTTTTGCTGGTAAAAAAGAAGTGGAAAAACGTATCATGATTAACTCCATTGCACCACACTGGGACGGTAACCAAGTTTGGTTATTAACAGCCGGTGGCGCAATGTTTGCCGCATGGCCGATTGTGTATGCCACCTCTTTCTCTGGTTTCTATATCGCCATGATTTTAGTTTTAGCGGCATTATTCTTCCGTCCTGTCGGCTTAGAGTATCGTGCTAAAATTGATAATCCAACCTGGCGTACATTATGGGATTGGGGATTATTCATTGGTGGTTTTGTCCCTTCGCTAGTTTTCGGTGTGGCATTTGGTAACTTGTTACAAGGTGTGCCATTTGAATTCAACGAATTATTGCAAGTCAAATACACAGGGTCATTCTTTGCATTATTAAATCCGTTTGCGTTACTTTGTGGTTTAGTGAGCTTAGCAATGTTAACAACACAAGGTAGTGCTTGGTTGCAAATGAAAACAACTAGCGAATTACGTCATCGTGCTCGTAGCATTACACAAGCTGGTGCCGTTGCTACAATCATTACTTTTGTGCTTGCTGGTGTTTGGTTATATTTCAAAGACGGTTTTGTTGTGACATCTGTGATTGATCATAACGCCCCATCAACTCCATTTGGTAAAACTGTGGCGATTGAAGCGGGTGCATGGTTTAATAACTATAAAGACATGCCGATTTTATGGATTTTCCCTTTGCTAGCGGTGGTAAGTGCAGTATTGAACATTTTAGCCTCTAAAGCAGATCGTTCAGGTTTCGCGTTTTTATTCTCATCCTTAACGATGGCGGGTATTATTTTGACTGCGGGCATTTCTATGTTCCCATTCGTGATGCCATCCATTACGCATCCTGAATTAAGCTTATTAATGTGGGATTCTACATCAAGTAAATTGACATTGACCTTAATGCTCGGTTTTGCACTTGTATTTGTTGTAATTTTACTTGCATACACGATTTGGGCGTATTGGAAAATGTTTGGTCGTCTCGATAGTCAATTTATCGAAGAGAACAAAAACTCATTATACTAA
- a CDS encoding cytochrome bd oxidase small subunit, CydX/CbdX family, with protein MFYVIWVLGVLFTVMLAAVITIGIEKTGKFDE; from the coding sequence ATGTTTTATGTCATTTGGGTATTGGGTGTTTTGTTTACGGTGATGTTAGCCGCGGTAATTACTATCGGTATTGAGAAAACCGGTAAATTTGATGAGTAA
- the ybgE gene encoding cyd operon protein YbgE yields the protein MINSLYQIFNKGSLRTLSFIFAILITLFFFFNINDFSTNLRSAPAPLILLMIWGTGILWIHGIGFEIRSTLWKGLFSPIIGYIGFILAIVVSWAG from the coding sequence ATGATTAATTCACTATATCAAATCTTTAATAAGGGTTCGTTAAGAACCCTTTCATTTATATTCGCTATCTTGATCACATTGTTTTTTTTCTTCAATATCAATGATTTTTCTACAAACTTACGTAGTGCACCAGCACCCTTAATTTTATTGATGATTTGGGGGACGGGGATTCTCTGGATTCATGGTATTGGCTTTGAGATCCGTAGCACACTTTGGAAAGGCTTATTTTCGCCTATAATTGGCTATATTGGATTTATTTTGGCTATCGTGGTAAGTTGGGCGGGATAA
- the ybgC gene encoding tol-pal system-associated acyl-CoA thioesterase, with protein sequence MVANVFNFPIRVYYEDTDAGGVVYHARYLHFFERARTEYLRCAGFSQHTLLNEQQLAFVVKTMNIDYRYPAKLDNLLIVETLVTELKGASIFFTQRLKKEEQILCEATVKVACVDLGKMKPIAIPAEMKAVLVNEL encoded by the coding sequence ATGGTCGCCAATGTATTTAATTTTCCTATTCGTGTTTATTATGAGGATACTGACGCGGGTGGTGTCGTTTATCATGCGCGCTATTTGCATTTTTTTGAGCGAGCAAGAACAGAATATTTGCGTTGCGCGGGATTTTCACAGCATACACTGTTAAATGAACAACAGCTCGCTTTTGTTGTCAAAACAATGAATATTGATTATCGCTATCCAGCAAAGCTCGATAATTTATTAATCGTCGAGACGTTAGTCACTGAGTTGAAAGGCGCATCGATTTTCTTCACTCAACGATTAAAGAAAGAGGAACAGATTTTATGCGAGGCTACAGTAAAAGTAGCCTGTGTTGATCTTGGAAAAATGAAACCAATCGCTATTCCTGCAGAGATGAAAGCTGTATTGGTAAATGAGTTATAA